Proteins encoded in a region of the Vitis riparia cultivar Riparia Gloire de Montpellier isolate 1030 chromosome 7, EGFV_Vit.rip_1.0, whole genome shotgun sequence genome:
- the LOC117918916 gene encoding tRNA(His) guanylyltransferase 1 isoform X3, with amino-acid sequence MANSKYEYVKSFEVEDEVMPPNLIVVRIDGRGFRRFSEVHEFAKPNDERALNLMNSCAAAMLEEYPDIVFSFGFSDEYSFVFKKTTKFYQRRASKIVSLVVSFFTSIYTTKWKEFFPHKELRYPPSFRAWVICCASMEVLQTYLAWRQNDCHINNQYNTCFWMLVKCGKTEEEAQEVLKGTHKQEKNELLFQQFGINYKNLPSMFRQGSCVCKTQVEDIVKYSENGTPVKRLRRKPIIVHSDNIAARSFWNEHPFLLKELGDFREDINNIKPEYVKSFQFENKLMPLTWIVVRIDGCHFHRFSEVHEFEKPNDEQALNLMNSCAVAVLEQFKDVIFSYGVSDEYSFVLKKDSQFYQRRGSEIVTALVSYFTSIYVMKWKEFFPQKELKYPPCFDGRAVLYPTSEILRDYLTWRQVDWYSSTREK; translated from the exons ATGGCGAACAGTAAATACGAGTACGTGAAGTCATTCGAAGTGGAAGACGAAGTCATGCCACCCAACCTGATCGTTGTTCGAATCGACGGCCGCGGTTTTCGCAG ATTTTCTGAAGTTCATGAGTTTGCGAAACCGAATGATGAGAGAGCTTTGAATTTGATGAACTCATGTGCAGCTGCTATGTTAGAGGAATATCCAGACATAGTATTCTCATTTGGATTCAGTGATGAGTACAG ttttgttttcaagaagACAACCAAGTTCTACCAGAGGCGTGCCAG CAAAATAGTATCCCTTGTTGTCTCTTTCTTCACCTCCATATATACcacaaaatggaaagaattctTCCCTCATAAGGAGTTAAGGTATCCCCCATCATTTCGTGCATGGGTCATATGCTGTGCATCAATGGAAGTTCTTCAAACGTATCTTGCATGGAGACAAAATGATT GTCACATCAATAACCAGTATAATACATGCTTCTGGATGTTGGTTAAATGTGGAAAGACTGAAGAGGAAGCACAAGAAGTCTTAAAG GGGACtcataaacaagaaaaaaatgagctGCTTTTTCAACAGTTCGGGATCAACTACAAAAATCTTCCTTCCATGTTTCGTCAGGGGTCTTGTGTTTGCAAGACACAG GTTGAAGATATTGTGAAGTACAGTGAAAATGGGACACCTGTTAAAAGATTGCGGAGAAAGCCAATCATAGTTCATTCAGATAACATAGCTGCAAGAAGCTTCTGGAATGAGCACCCTTTTCTCCTCAAGGAGCTGGGTGATTTCAGAGAGGACATTAACAACATTAAACCTGAGTATGTTAAGTCCTTCCAATTTGAAAACAAGTTGATGCCACTTACTTGGATTGTGGTTAGAATCGATGGCTGCCATTTTCATAG ATTTTCTGAAGTTCATGAATTTGAGAAGCCGAATGATGAGCAAGCTCTGAACCTTATGAATTCATGTGCAGTGGCTGTGTTAGAGCAGTTTAAAGATGTCATCTTCTCATATGGGGTCAGTGATGAATACAG CTTTGTTCTGAAAAAGGATTCTCAGTTCTATCAAAGGCGTGGCAG CGAAATAGTTACTGCTCTTGTATCATACTTCACTTCCATTTATGTAATGAAATGGAAAGAATTCTTCCCACAGAAAGAGTTGAAGTACCCGCCTTGTTTTGATGGACGGGCTGTACTGTATCCAACATCTGAGATTCTCCGAGATTATTTGACATGGAGACAAGTTGATT
- the LOC117919446 gene encoding S-adenosylmethionine carrier 1, chloroplastic/mitochondrial, which yields MGPFTLAIDAKKSSLAVSDSSNRKVQNAQLGKKKFFASISTGEEKEFNFLRVLFEGIVAGGTAGVVVETALYPIDTIKTRLQAIRGGGKIVWNGLYSGLAGNLAGVLPASAIFVGVYEPTKQKLLQIFPENLTAVAHLTAGAIGGLAASLVRVPTEVVKQRMQTGQFASAPDAVRMIVSKEGFKGFYAGYRSFLLRDLPFDAIQFCIYEQMRIGYKLAAKRDLNDPENALIGAFAGALTGAITTPLDVIKTRLMVQGPANQYNGIIDCVQTIVREEGPPALLKGIGPRVLWIGIGGSIFFGVLERTKRALAQRRPSPNQHSDSPKQD from the exons ATGGGTCCTTTTACGTTAGCCATTGATGCGAAGAAGTCTTCACTGGCGGTTTCAG ATTCATCCAATAGGAAAGTGCAAAATGCGCAGcttggaaaaaagaaattttttgcaTCCATCAGCACGGGGGAGGAAAAAGAATTCAACTTTTTACGTGTTCTATTTG AGGGCATTGTAGCAGGAGGTACAGCTGGTGTGGTTGTTGAAACAGCTTTATACCCAATTGATACCATAAAGACTCGACTGCAG GCAATTCGAGGAGGAGGTAAAATAGTTTGGAACGGCCTTTACTCCGGGTTGGCTGGAAACCTTGCTGGGGTCTTGCC GGCTTCTGCCATATTTGTTGGTGTTTATGAGCCTACAAAGCAAAAACTGTTACAGATATTTCCTGAAAATCTTACTGCTGTTGCTCATTTG ACTGCGGGTGCCATTGGAGGGCTTGCCGCTTCTCTCGTTCGTGTTCCAACAGAG GTTGTTAAGCAAAGGATGCAGACTGGCCAATTTGCTTCAGCTCCAGATGCAGTACGCATGATCGTTTCCAAAGAGGGCTTTAAAGGTTTCTATGCT GGATATCGATCTTTTCTATTGCGAGATCTTCCATTTGATGCGATTCAGTTTTGCATTTATGAGCAGATGCGGATAGGTTACAAGTTGGCA GCAAAGAGAGATTTGAATGATCCTGAGAATGCCCTCATTGGTGCTTTTGCTG GGGCGTTAACTGGAGCTATAACTACACCCCTTGATGTGATTAAGACAAGGCTAATGGTTCAG GGACCTGCAAACCAGTATAATGGTATCATTGACTGTGTTCAGACTATTGTTAGGGAAGAAGGACCTCCTGCTCTTTTGAAG GGCATTGGACCGAGAGTACTGTGGATAGGCATTGGAGGTTCAATCTTTTTTGGTGTGCTGGAGAGGACAAAGCGGGCGCTTGCTCAGAGGCGGCCTTCACCTAATCAACACTCCGACAGCCCAAAGCAGGATTGA
- the LOC117919052 gene encoding glucan endo-1,3-beta-glucosidase 8 produces the protein MARAGAFVWAFLSVVLLAFNTSHGDALGVNWGTQASHILQPSIVVRLLKDNGINKVKLFDADSWTVNALAGSGIEVMVGIPNKDLQRYNSYKKAKHWVEKNVTKHLYDGGVDIRYVAVGNEPFLTSYNGSFLNTTFPALSNIQKALDEAGHGDKIKATIPLNADVYESATNKPSDGVFRKDIKDLMIKIVKLLHEKKSAFVVNIYPFLSLYQNPDFPLDFAFFNGGGNPTEDKGVQYTNVFDANHDTLVWALRKAGVPDLKILVGEIGWPTDGDKNANLKLARRFYDGLLKKLADSKGTPLRPGGLDVYLFGLIDENMKSVAPGSFERHWGIFFFDGKPKFPMDFSGKGLDKFLEPAKGVIYLEPKWCVLNRDAVKNMTQVGPFVNYACSNSDCTSLGYGSSCNNLDQNGNVSYAFNMYFQMQNQDVEACNFNGMGKITTKNASTGTCLFPVQMMSAGEKLIGYGISVTGFMGLVLFGLLW, from the exons ATGGCCCGAGCCGGGGCCTTCGTGTGGGCGTTTTTATCTGTAGTATTACTAGCCTTCAACACCAGCCATGGCGATGCTCTTGGGGTGAATTGGGGCACACAGGCCTCCCACATTCTCCAACCCAGCATTGTGGTTCGCTTGCTCAAGGACAATGGAATCAACAAGGTTAAGCTTTTCGACGCCGATTCATGGACCGTCAATGCCTTGGCTGGCAGTGGCATTGAGGTCATGGTTGGCATCCCAAACAAGGACCTGCAACGATACAATAGCTACAAAAAGGCCAAGCACTGGGTTGAGAAGAATGTCACCAAGCATCTGTATGATGGGGGTGTCGATATTAG GTACGTGGCTGTGGGGAATGAGCCATTCCTGACAAGCTACAATGGTTCATTCCTGAATACTACCTTCCCTGCATTGTCGAACATCCAAAAGGCTCTGGACGAGGCCGGCCATGGCGACAAGATAAAAGCCACAATCCCCCTCAATGCCGATGTCTACGAGTCTGCCACCAACAAGCCATCAGACGGAGTGTTCCGTAAAGACATAAAGGATCTGATGATAAAAATAGTGAAGTTGCTCCATGAAAAGAAATCCGCCTTCGTCGTCAACATTTACCCCTTTCTCAGCCTCTACCAAAACCCTGATTTTCCCTTGGACTTCGCCTTCTTTAATGGAGGTGGGAATCCAACAGAAGACAAGGGCGTCCAGTATACCAATGTGTTTGACGCAAACCACGACACTCTCGTTTGGGCCCTGAGAAAGGCCGGGGTTCCAGACCTGAAGATCTTAGTGGGGGAGATCGGATGGCCGACTGACGGCGACAAGAACGCCAATCTCAAATTGGCTAGAAGATTCTACGACGGGTTGCTGAAGAAACTCGCAGATAGCAAGGGGACGCCGCTCCGCCCTGGGGGCTTGGACGTCTACCTATTCGGCCTCATCGACGAGAACATGAAGAGCGTTGCACCGGGGAGCTTTGAGCGCCACTGGGGGATCTTCTTCTTCGATGGGAAGCCTAAATTTCCCATGGATTTCTCCGGGAAAGGCCTGGACAAGTTTCTGGAACCTGCTAAGGGAGTTATCTACTTGGAACCAAAGTGGTGTGTGTTGAATAGGGACGCCGTCAAGAACATGACGCAGGTGGGGCCTTTCGTGAACTACGCCTGCTCAAACTCAGACTGTACAAGCCTGGGATATGGGTCGTCCTGCAACAACTTGGATCAGAATGGCAACGTCTCATATGCCTTTAATATGTATTTCCAAATGCAGAATCAGGATGTGGAGGCCTGTAATTTCAATGGGATGGGGAAGATAACCACCAAGAATGCTTCAACGGGGACCTGCCTTTTCCCAGTACAGATGATGAGCGCCGGTGAGAAGCTGATCGGATATGGGATTTCAGTGACTGGTTTTATGGGATTGGTGTTGTTTGGATTGTTGTGGTAG